One segment of Bacteroides caecimuris DNA contains the following:
- a CDS encoding RNA-binding domain-containing protein, which produces MQIHNNTLIAECSAYDFKEMLERKKVKSWLKSVSAFANTDGGSLFYGVNDDGVIVGLENPQADADFISEMIKARLDPVPEVQLIPIEHEGHTLLEVKVKAGTLTPYYYYQDGTRTAYVRVGNESVECNSQQLLSLVLKGTHMTWDSLPTQVDASKHSFIILANTFREQTHQEWNDKYLESFGLVTPDGKLTNAGLLFVDNCTVFQSRIFCTRWTGLYKDDAISSVEHRANLVLLLKYSMDFIKNYTMSGWVKMPNYRLNLPDYSDRAIFEGLVNHLIHRDYTVMGGEVHIDIYDDRVELVSPGAMLDGTQIQDRDIYKVPSMRRNPVIADVFTQLDYMEKRGSGLRKMRELTEKLPNFLQGKEPQYQTEATSFYTTFYNLNWGDNGRMPVEEVANRVNSTLEKYPVNEESSVEKFGVNTKEFGVNEESSVEKFGVNADKFGDTSETQKKVSKTAQKIIDLVISDPSITADNMANKIGVTKRAIEKNIKSLRGMGILVHEGSDKAGYWRIIVKP; this is translated from the coding sequence TATGGAGTGAATGATGACGGCGTAATTGTAGGGTTGGAGAATCCACAAGCCGATGCTGATTTTATCAGTGAAATGATAAAGGCACGACTTGACCCTGTGCCGGAAGTTCAACTTATTCCGATAGAACATGAAGGACATACCCTGCTTGAAGTGAAAGTAAAGGCAGGAACGCTTACACCTTATTACTATTATCAGGATGGGACACGTACCGCATATGTACGAGTTGGGAATGAAAGTGTAGAATGCAACTCCCAACAATTACTTTCGTTGGTATTAAAAGGCACGCACATGACTTGGGATTCACTGCCTACCCAAGTGGATGCCAGCAAACATTCTTTCATCATCCTTGCCAATACTTTCCGTGAGCAAACCCATCAGGAATGGAACGATAAGTATCTGGAATCATTCGGGCTGGTAACTCCTGACGGCAAACTGACCAATGCAGGATTGCTGTTTGTGGATAATTGCACGGTATTTCAATCGCGTATTTTCTGCACCCGTTGGACTGGACTCTATAAGGATGATGCCATCAGTTCCGTAGAACATCGGGCTAACCTTGTGCTGCTCTTAAAATATAGTATGGATTTCATCAAAAACTATACCATGAGCGGCTGGGTGAAGATGCCAAACTATCGCCTTAACCTCCCCGACTATTCCGACCGTGCTATCTTCGAAGGATTGGTAAACCATCTTATCCATCGGGATTATACCGTGATGGGCGGTGAAGTACATATCGATATTTACGATGACCGTGTAGAACTGGTATCACCGGGCGCAATGCTTGACGGAACACAGATTCAAGACCGTGACATATACAAAGTGCCGTCCATGCGCCGCAACCCCGTCATTGCGGATGTGTTCACACAGTTGGATTATATGGAAAAACGTGGTTCCGGCTTACGCAAAATGCGAGAGCTTACAGAGAAGCTACCCAATTTCCTGCAAGGTAAAGAGCCGCAATATCAAACGGAAGCGACTTCTTTCTACACCACATTCTATAATTTGAACTGGGGTGACAACGGAAGAATGCCTGTTGAAGAAGTAGCCAACAGGGTAAATAGTACCCTCGAAAAGTACCCGGTAAACGAAGAAAGTTCGGTCGAAAAGTTCGGTGTAAACACAAAAGAGTTCGGTGTAAATGAAGAAAGTTCGGTCGAAAAGTTCGGTGTAAATGCGGATAAGTTCGGAGATACATCGGAAACACAGAAGAAAGTCAGTAAAACTGCACAAAAGATAATCGACCTCGTTATTTCAGATCCTTCAATCACAGCTGATAATATGGCCAACAAGATTGGTGTAACTAAACGCGCTATAGAGAAAAATATCAAGAGCCTTAGGGGTATGGGAATTTTGGTTCACGAAGGTTCAGACAAGGCTGGTTATTGGCGCATTATTGTTAAACCATAA